The region TTACTAAAGCTTTTTTTATATTATCATCATAAAACCATTTTATATATGTTTTTTTTTGATGACTGACTTATCAAATCTAGGGTCTAATTCTTGACTTAGTCTAATCTCATCAGGGTCATTTAATAATTTTGGAAAATAATCAATGTATAAATGACGATTGTTCTTTTTAATTTTTGGAGCATTTTTCTTTTTATCCATAAAAAACATATCATCAAGCCTTATTACATCACCTATCTTATCAACTAATAATTCTCCTTTTTTAGCATTAAATCTTTCATAAACTTTATTTAAAGCCTCTTCATCGCTAAGATTTTCATAGCTTGGATTTTTTGGTAATTTATCAAGACTAAAACTTAGCTCAAGGTTTACATTATTACTTACACCAATCCTTTTATCATACGCAAATTGCTCGTCTGCTATATTTGGTGGATTTATCATTATTTTATATTTTCTTGCTTCTTT is a window of Campylobacter sp. MG1 DNA encoding:
- a CDS encoding phage minor head protein, producing the protein MLKAQKDGVGFNEFKKGLKATLSDKGWYGQKDIVNPLTGEVRAININSTRLKTIYTTNMQRAYNLSRAKVMMNYTYKTYWLYKSAKLSTSRSSHSKMHNVAIHKDDAWWLINYPPNDYNCKCYVIPISEKEARKYKIMINPPNIADEQFAYDKRIGVSNNVNLELSFSLDKLPKNPSYENLSDEEALNKVYERFNAKKGELLVDKIGDVIRLDDMFFMDKKKNAPKIKKNNRHLYIDYFPKLLNDPDEIRLSQELDPRFDKSVIKKKHI